The region GCGCCTTGACCTCCTCTGCCGCGAAGAGCAGGGTTGTTGCACACATCATCGAAACTAAAAGAAACAGCATTCGCTTCATACGTCCTCCTTGAATTCCGGGGCGCTGTCAGGCGGGCATGTGTTTCCGCTGCCGCCCCCGGATCGAATATGTGGAGGTCGCCTGCCGCATCAGAATTCCGGTTGTATCGGACCATCCAACGCCGCCCGCGGCTTCCTGTAACTATTTGTCAGGAGGGGGCGGAACCGCACAAAATTTTTTAATGGGGGTGTGCCGCTGTTGTTCCTGAACAGCATCTATAAAGGGCGGTACCCGACCGAGAAGGACTTCTTCCGCACGATGTCCCCAGCGGAGAAGACAAAATTAAATACGGCGAATCTTCATTGTTCCGGCCATAAGGTCCGGTATCGACAAATCTTGTGGCACATACAACCAGACAGGGGTTTCCCGCGGGAAATTGCAGTGCGCGCGCTCGTCCCGAATGTGTTCGATGAGTTCTTCCCACATATTCATTTCCGTTATCACGCCGACAATGATCTGCCGACCATCTATCGTTTTAGCCTTGCTTACCGTATGGTGCAAGCATCCGGAATCAATGCTATCCCAATCAAGCTCCTTAACCATTTGATCGCAGGCTGCCTGCAAAAACCGCTCGGTATTCCAACGATGCCCTTTCCTTAGCCGGATATTGTTACGGCCCAATAATAATCGCCCGGTTACCCTGCTGCACACAAACGCAAGAGATACGGTAACAATCAATGAGGCCAGGCAGACCACCGTAAGACCCACTATGGATTCCTGGTGATATACGACTCCTTCATTCACGTCGAAATATCTGCCTTCCGAATTGTACGGCAGACCCAGGTGGCCCAGCAGAAGCCATCCAAAAAACAGGAAGCTCAATAGTGAAACCAGGGACAGCAGGCCGGAGAGGGCGATAGTTGCTTTATTAAGGAGTAATGATTTCATAAGTTTTATAGCTAAGTAAAGGGTACCAATCGCTCGATTTTATTCAATGATAGGGCTTTGACCTTGAAAGTCAATTAATTTCCACTCAAAGACGAATGCGGGCTCAGCCTGCGGAAGGTCTCCCCACTCCCTTGACATTTTGAGCACAATAAGCTAAACTACAAATCAAATTGCATACCCATGGAACCCATAAATCCCACCAAAACCCTCCACGCCGCATCAACCGAAGAATGGCGCAGATGGTTGAGCGACAATGGGCAGATTGAGAAATCCGTGTGGCTGATTATTTATCATAAAAACAGCACGACTCTGAGCGTGCGCTGGCACGACGCTATTGAAAACGCGCTTTGTTTCGGCTGGGTTGACAGCAAAGCGATCAAGCGCGATAAGGAAAGCTGCTTTCTGAAATTCACCCCGCGCAACCCGAAAAGCAGGTGGGGAAAAAGGAACAGGGAAAGGGCGTTGAAAATGATTGAGAGCGGGTTAATGACCCGATTCGGACAGGCGCTGATCGATAGTGCAAAAGGTACGGGGAAATGGGATAGTGAATGATGGAAAGCCGTTCGAAATTTAACCATGTGGGTGTATCATGACTAACATTGAATTTAATTTCACTCTCGTTCTCTTGATTTTATCGACACTAGAAATACTCGGACAGAAATTGCTGATAGAAAGCTTTTTCCGATTCGGAATACCGTTCAGCCGATCCGTGTTTAATCATCAGGTCGATGTGAGCCATGATATCAACAAAACGATTGTCAAACCGGAGGGGAAATTCAAGTTTATTTCAAAAACCGAATGTATTTTCGCGTCGCGGTTTCATTTTTTCTCCTTCTTCAGATTCGAATCCATAATCCCGACAAAAAATATCTGCACGATAAAGAATGGAAAATATGAGGTGATTTCAAAATTGCCCTTGGGCATGACTTTGTTTATTCTCTATATGATGGTACTATTTTTTCTCAACTACGTCACCGAGCCTGTACTCGATATAAACGCGTTATTTCCTGTTATTTTTCTTCTGGTAATTACCGCGATGTACTTCATTGAACATCACCGGGTTGGAGTAATGAAAAAGGAATTACGGGAAATTTTGGGGTTAAATGAAACGGCCGACAGCAAGGCGTAACCGATTCGCTCTCGGTCGGATAACGGAAAATATCTATCGTGCAGTATAGTCAGTATCAATCCCCCTGATGACGCATCAGCGAGCAGAAAATCTCGTCGCCTTACGACAAACAGAGCTTCACCCTCCCCTGGCCCCTCCCATCAAGGGAGGGGAAAAAGGAAAATCCTGGCTTGCGCGTGCAGGCGCACGTCCTGTGCGCACCTGGGCACGCGACACGATGTCGCGTCTGTGCCCGGCCGGGGGGTGTCCGCTGTTGAACACCCCCTGCAAAAAGCACTGGAAACAAGCCAATGTTTCGAGAAAGATGCTTGATTTTTACTTTTAGTGGAATTCACCTTGTGCCAGACTTGATCAGTCATGGGAAAGGTGAAACTATCACCGACAGGTACGCTCCTTGAGTCTTTCTTTCGATTCGATTACTCAGCTTTTCAAATCCCATCCGGCACTCAGGCTGTTACGGGCCGAGAATGCGCCGCTGATTCTCTCCTTTTTTGATCGGGCTTTTATCCAGCCCAATATTCGTTATATCAGTCAATCGAACCTCGCCTCAATGCTTGACGATATGCTCTACCGGATTCGGGATGCAGAGGGCCAGGACGCCTTCCCCAGGAGCGCGCAATCGTATCTTGACGACTGGTCCCACAACGACAGGGGCTGGCTCCGAAGGTTTTACCCCCACAGCTCCGATGAACCCCATTATGACCTGGCACCCTCGGTTGAAAAAACCATGACCTGGATTGAAAGCCTTTCCGCCCGCGCATTCGTGGGCACAGAATCCCGTCTGCTCACCATATTCGAGCTCCTGAGGCAGATGGTCCTGGGCGCGGAAGAGGATGCCGAAACGCGTATTACGGAGCTGGAAAAAAAGAAGAAGCAACTGGACGATGAAATTGCCGCGATCCGGCGCGGCGAGCTGGAAATCATGGACCAGACGGCCCTGCGCGACCGTTTCATGCAATTCAGCGCGATGGCGCGAGAGCTTTTATCCGACTTCAGGACGGTCGACCACAACTTCAGACAACTGGACGGCCGGGTAAGGGAAAAGATTGCGGCATGGGACGGGAGCAAAGGAGCGCTTTTAGAGGAGATATTCGGAGAACGCGACGCGATCACGGGATCCGACCAGGGCCGGAGCTTCAGGGCCTTCTGGGATTTTCTCATGGCGCCGCAAAGTCAGGATGAGCTCACCGCGCTCATAGAAAAAGTGTTTGCACTTGATGCGATCGCCGGATTTTCAGAAGAATTTCGCCTTAAGCGGATACATTTTGACTGGCTTGACGCGGGTGAGCATACTCAGCGGACCGTGGCGAATCTTTCCTCCCAGTTGAGGCGTTACCTTGACAACCGGGTATATCTGGAAAATAAGAGAATAATGGGCATTCTGGACAGCATTTCAACCTCGGCATTGTCGACGAAGATGAACGTTCCTCAAGGAGACTTCATGTCGGTAGAGGATTCCTCGGCGGAAATTCGGCTGCCGATGGAGCGGCGAATGTACTCTTCCACGCAACAGGGACACATCCCGGCCCTGGTGCAGGACGCGGACGGTGCCGACATAGATTATCAGGCGCTCCTCGATCAGACGTATGTCGACAGATCAGTGCTGCTGTCGAACATTAAAAAAGAGCTTAATGAAAGCGGCCAGATACCGCTACACTCTCTATTAAAAAGATATCCGATTTCCCGGGGGCTCGCGGAATTGATCGCCTACATCTCCATCGCGAGTGAAAGCCCTTTTTCGGTATTCGACGAAGAGCGGCGGGAACTCGTGGAATGGCGCACCGCGTCGGGTGTTATAATGCGCGCGTATATCCCCTACATCATATTGAACAGGAGCGGCAATGACGGAGCCAGGTGATCTCGAAAGGGATTTTTCCCTGATTGTTATATCGCTTCTCAAGGGCGTAACGTATGCTGAAGATGATCCCGCTTTATGGCATAAACTCATGTCACGCCAGTCGTCCGTTCGGGATTATGTCCGAACTTTGGGATTGGAACTGGTAATTCACGAGGACGAGGGGTACGCCTGGCTGAAAAACGCGCCGTGGGCCGTCGAGAGCGGCCTTCCCGTCCTGGCCGCGAGGAGACAGCTTTCCTATCCGGTGAGCCTGCTCCTGGCCCTGTTACGCAGAAGGCTCACCGAGCATGACGCATCCAGCGGCGATCGCCGCCTCATTGTAAGCCGTGATGAAATCGTTGAGATGATGCGGACCTTTCTCCCGCCAGGCAGCAATGAGGCGAGAATCGTCGACCAGATTGACGCTCACCTCAATAAAGCGATCGAGCTGGGCTTTATCCGCAGGCTGAAGACCGAAAACAATAAAATCGAAATCAGAAGGATACTCAAGGCCTTCATAGACGCACAGTGGCTCCACGAATTCGACCGTAAGCTGAAGGAATATGTTCAACGCAACCTCGGCAATTCGGAAGCGGGGGATGAAGAATGAACGGGCAGATGGACCTCGAATTCATGGACGACGACAGGCTTGCCGGATTTCGCCTTTCCCGGATCGAGCTCTATAACTGGGGAACCTTCCATGACAAAGTATGGTCCCTTCATCCCGCCGGGAAAAATATACTCGTAACGGGAGACATCGGTACCGGCAAATCCACCATTGTAGACGCCCTCACCACGCTTCTCGTTCCGGCGCACCGCATCTCGTACAACAAAGCGGCCGGCGCCGAAACGCGCGAGCGGACCTTGCGATCGTACATCCAGGGATATTACAAGACCGAGCGGAGCGAGGACGGATACCGCGCCCGTCCGGTCCCGCTCCGCGATTATAACAGCTATTCAGTGATTCTCGGGGTTTTCACCAATAGCGGCTTCGGGCAGACCGTAACCCTCGCCCAGGTATTCTGGCAGAAGGACCAGGCGGGACAGCCTGACCGTTTCTACCTGGTCGCGGATGCGGACCTGAGCATCTCCGGGCACTTCGCGGGATTCGGTCCCGATATTCGCGAGCTCAAGAAAAGATTAAAAGCCATGGAACATGTCGACGAGGTATATGACAGGTATCCGCCCTACGCCATGTCATTCAGACGTCGATTCGGTATCGTGAATGACCAGGCTCTTGAGCTTTTCCTTCAAACCGTTTCCATGAAAACCGTGGGGAACCTTACCGATTTCGTGCGTGCCCATATGCTTGAATCTTTCGATATCGGCGAGCGGATCGAGGCGCTCATCGCTCATTTTGACGATCTCAACACGGCCCATAATGCGGTACTGAAAGCCAAGAATCAGCTTGAAAAACTCGCTCCTTTGGTGAAAGACCTCGATCGCCATGCGGAGGTGACAGGCGCAAGGGAATCGCTGCGCACCTGCCGCGACGGGCTTCGATCCTATTTCTCCCGCCTCAAGGCCGGCCTTCTTGAAAAGAGGATCGCGAACCTGGACGAAGAACGGAGAAAGGTCGAAGCTCGCATACTCCAGATCGACGAACGGCTCTCCCATGAGCAGGCCGAGAGGGACAATATCAGGCAGGCGATTTCAAGGAACGGGGGCGACCGTCTCGAGCGGCTGAAAACCGATATAGGCACGCTGCTGGATAACAAAAAGGCCCGGCTGCGCAAGGCCGAGGAATACCGGGAAATTGCTTCCAAGTCATCTATCCCATTCGACGGATCGATGGATGCGTTTCTTAACAATAGAAACTCCATCGACACAGAATTGAAGCGGACAGATGAACGTGAAACGGCGCTGCACAATTCGCGGGTTGAGGCCGAGGTTGAATTTAAAGGGCTCCGGGACGCTCACAAGGAGGTTCACGAAGAACTGGAGTCGCTTCGGAAAAGAAAAAGCAACATCGATTCTGTTCAAATCGGGATCAGGAAGGATATGTGCCGTGAAACGGACATCGACGAGAACGAGATGCCGTTCGCGGGAGAACTCCTCATGGTCCGTCCCGACGAATCCCGCTGGGAGGGCGCGATCGAACGGCTCCTCAGAAACTTCGGGCTTTCCCTGCTGGTGCCGGAACGGTATTATCCGGCCGTTTCGGAATGGGTGGACAGGACTAATTGCCGGGGCCGGATAGTCTATTTCAAAATTTCCGCGAAGCAGTCAAGAGGCGACGAGGACCTTCACCCCGAGTCGCTCGTTCGCAAGCTTGACATCAAGCCGGGGAGCGAGTTGTCTTCCTGGATAAGCGCCGAGCTTGCCCGGCGCTTCGATTATGCCTGCTGTGATTCCATGGAAAAATTCAGGCGCGAAAAGCTGGCGATCACCGTCGCCGGCCAGATCAAGGGCGCGGGAAACCGCCATGAAAAAGACGATCGCCGGGACATAAAAGACCGGAGCCGGTATGTTCTCGGGTGGAACAACGAGGCTAAAATGGCGTCGCTGCAGGAGCGGCTTGTGAGATTCGAAAAAGAAATAGCCTCCAAAGGGACGGCCATCGGCTCGATACAAAATGAAATCAAAATCGCCTCCGAACGAAAAACGCTGCTCACCCGGCTTGACGGGTTCAGGTCCTGGGAGGAAATTGACTGGCAGCCGATTTCGCTCCAGATAGATGAGCTGGAACGCGAAAAAAAAGAGCTTCAGGAGGCCTCGAATATTCTGGCGACCCTGAACTGCCAGTTGGAGCAGATCGAAACCGCCATTTCAGAATTGAGGGACAAGCGAGACCGGGAAAAAGAGACGGGGGCAAAAAATGCCGAAAAAAAGGAACAGGCGTCGATGTCGCTGGAACAGTGCCGCGAGGTAATCGCCGCCGCAGGTCCCGAGGACACCAATCTCACGCGCCAATTGAATGAGTACCGCTCTACGGCGCTCGGCAACCATGCAATCACTCTCGAGTCCGCCGATCACCGCCAACAGGACGTGCGGGAATGGATCCAGGCAAAGATCGATGCCGAGGACAAGCGTCTTAAAAGCCTCGAAGAGAAAATAATCAGGACCATGCAGGACTACCGCCGTGAGTATGTGGCGGAGACGACGGATATAGACGCGCGTCTTGAGAGCGCGCCTGAATTTCGCGCCATGATGGCAAGACTGGAGAAAGACGATCTGCCGAGGTTTGAGTCACGGTTCAAGGACCTCCTGAACGAAAACACGATACGCGAAATCGCGAATTTCCAGTCCCAGCTCAACCGTGGACGCCAGGTCATCCGGGAAAGAATTGAAAAAATCAATCAATCACTGTCGAATATAGAATACAACAAAGGTCGCTATATCAGTCTTGAGGCACAGGACAGCCCGGACGCCGAGATCCGTGATTTCCGGCAATCCCTGAAAGCTTGCACCGAAGGAAGCCTTACCGGATCCGAGGACGAGCAATATGCCGAGGCGAAGTTCCTCCAGGTACGCGCCATCATTGACCGGTTTCGCGGACGCGATTCATGCAGCGATATCGACAAAAGATGGACTGTAAAGGTGACGGATGTACGCAACTGGTTTGTCTTTGCCGCTTCCGAACGCTGGATCGAAGACGGAAAAGAATATGAACATTACACCGATTCGGGGGGCAAATCGGGCGGCCAGAAGGAGAAACTAGCTTATACCGTGCTGGCCGCGAGTCTTGCCTACCAGTTTGGTCTCTCCTGGGGTGAGGTCAAGTCGCGAAGCTTCCGTTTTGTGGTCATTGACGAAGCCTTTGGCCGCGGGTCGGACGAATCCGCACGATTTGGACTGGAGCTGTTTAACAGGCTCAATATGCAGCTCCTGATCGTGACGCCCCTGCAGAAAATCCATATAATCGAGCCGTATGTTTCAAACGTAGGATTTGTCGATTCCCCTGAAGGTCGGGAGTCAAGGATCAGGAACCTCACGATTGAAGAGTACCGGACCGAGAAAGAGGCGCGGCTCCGATGAATTACGGCAGGCAATGGACCACAATCGCGGCGGTCAA is a window of Spirochaetota bacterium DNA encoding:
- a CDS encoding DUF3375 domain-containing protein is translated as MSLSFDSITQLFKSHPALRLLRAENAPLILSFFDRAFIQPNIRYISQSNLASMLDDMLYRIRDAEGQDAFPRSAQSYLDDWSHNDRGWLRRFYPHSSDEPHYDLAPSVEKTMTWIESLSARAFVGTESRLLTIFELLRQMVLGAEEDAETRITELEKKKKQLDDEIAAIRRGELEIMDQTALRDRFMQFSAMARELLSDFRTVDHNFRQLDGRVREKIAAWDGSKGALLEEIFGERDAITGSDQGRSFRAFWDFLMAPQSQDELTALIEKVFALDAIAGFSEEFRLKRIHFDWLDAGEHTQRTVANLSSQLRRYLDNRVYLENKRIMGILDSISTSALSTKMNVPQGDFMSVEDSSAEIRLPMERRMYSSTQQGHIPALVQDADGADIDYQALLDQTYVDRSVLLSNIKKELNESGQIPLHSLLKRYPISRGLAELIAYISIASESPFSVFDEERRELVEWRTASGVIMRAYIPYIILNRSGNDGAR
- a CDS encoding ATP-dependent exonuclease SbcCD, C subunit-like protein — its product is MNGQMDLEFMDDDRLAGFRLSRIELYNWGTFHDKVWSLHPAGKNILVTGDIGTGKSTIVDALTTLLVPAHRISYNKAAGAETRERTLRSYIQGYYKTERSEDGYRARPVPLRDYNSYSVILGVFTNSGFGQTVTLAQVFWQKDQAGQPDRFYLVADADLSISGHFAGFGPDIRELKKRLKAMEHVDEVYDRYPPYAMSFRRRFGIVNDQALELFLQTVSMKTVGNLTDFVRAHMLESFDIGERIEALIAHFDDLNTAHNAVLKAKNQLEKLAPLVKDLDRHAEVTGARESLRTCRDGLRSYFSRLKAGLLEKRIANLDEERRKVEARILQIDERLSHEQAERDNIRQAISRNGGDRLERLKTDIGTLLDNKKARLRKAEEYREIASKSSIPFDGSMDAFLNNRNSIDTELKRTDERETALHNSRVEAEVEFKGLRDAHKEVHEELESLRKRKSNIDSVQIGIRKDMCRETDIDENEMPFAGELLMVRPDESRWEGAIERLLRNFGLSLLVPERYYPAVSEWVDRTNCRGRIVYFKISAKQSRGDEDLHPESLVRKLDIKPGSELSSWISAELARRFDYACCDSMEKFRREKLAITVAGQIKGAGNRHEKDDRRDIKDRSRYVLGWNNEAKMASLQERLVRFEKEIASKGTAIGSIQNEIKIASERKTLLTRLDGFRSWEEIDWQPISLQIDELEREKKELQEASNILATLNCQLEQIETAISELRDKRDREKETGAKNAEKKEQASMSLEQCREVIAAAGPEDTNLTRQLNEYRSTALGNHAITLESADHRQQDVREWIQAKIDAEDKRLKSLEEKIIRTMQDYRREYVAETTDIDARLESAPEFRAMMARLEKDDLPRFESRFKDLLNENTIREIANFQSQLNRGRQVIRERIEKINQSLSNIEYNKGRYISLEAQDSPDAEIRDFRQSLKACTEGSLTGSEDEQYAEAKFLQVRAIIDRFRGRDSCSDIDKRWTVKVTDVRNWFVFAASERWIEDGKEYEHYTDSGGKSGGQKEKLAYTVLAASLAYQFGLSWGEVKSRSFRFVVIDEAFGRGSDESARFGLELFNRLNMQLLIVTPLQKIHIIEPYVSNVGFVDSPEGRESRIRNLTIEEYRTEKEARLR
- a CDS encoding DUF4194 domain-containing protein, whose product is MTEPGDLERDFSLIVISLLKGVTYAEDDPALWHKLMSRQSSVRDYVRTLGLELVIHEDEGYAWLKNAPWAVESGLPVLAARRQLSYPVSLLLALLRRRLTEHDASSGDRRLIVSRDEIVEMMRTFLPPGSNEARIVDQIDAHLNKAIELGFIRRLKTENNKIEIRRILKAFIDAQWLHEFDRKLKEYVQRNLGNSEAGDEE